Sequence from the Gemmatimonadota bacterium genome:
GTCCCGTCGGATTCCGGCCGGGTAATGGCCATCTTGCGGTACATCTGGATTTCCCGGTCGGCGAAATCCGCCGTGGATCCGTCGGACATCGTCAGCGGCGGCGCCGGATCCGGAAGATCTGCCACGGGCTCGGCTTTGAAACCGTTCAGTCGGTAATCGCCTGTGGTCGACCGAATGTAAAGTTGCCCGTCCCCCGCCCGGTACAGGTTCAGCGATCCCCCGTCCTCCGTGACCACCACGGGCCCCACGGTCTCGCGCCGGCCCGACGCCGGATCGTAGACGACCACATGCGGACGGGTCATCCTGATGTGGCAGGCGATCGTGCCCCCCGCGCCGACGTGGGGATAGCAGTACATGTCGGTCTCGTCCATCCGCCCGTGGCGGGTGAAGGCATCGGCCGCGGGGTTGTAGCTCGTCAGGCCGGCCGACCCGTAGCACCCGATCCAGATCACGCCGTTTTCGTCTTCATCCAGGTTACAGGGGAAGGTATCGCCGGGCAGGTTGATGGCGCCCAGGTCGTCCAGCCGTTCCGTCGCGGGATCGTAACGGTAGAGATGACCGGCGTAGGCGGCCCCGACGTAGATTCGTCCGTCGCGGGTGCGCAGTGCGCCCGTGGGGAAATTGGCGGTGGGATCGGATGAAGTCACCTGGGAGGTCGTGCCCGTGGCCGGATCGATTTTCACGACGGTGAACCCCGCCGCCTGCTGACCCATCACGGCCACCAGGCAGTCCCGGCCGGCCCCGTCCAGCGTGGGGAAGACCCGGACCCAGTTGACGCTGCGGACCGGAATGCCGATGGTGTGGATCGAAGGGATGGCGCTTACCCTTTCCCGGATTCGCGTGCCCGCCGCCGCGCCTCGTCCGCGAAGATGGCCACCGTTTCCTCCAGTGTGCGGTTGCGGTCCACGGTCTCGGGCCGTTCGTGGCCGATGGGACTCTCGGCGATGAGGCGGAAAATGTGTTCGGCGCCTTCGTGAAAACCGGGCGACACCCCGGCCCGGTCGTAGGTCGCCGCGATCTCCTGCATTTCGCCGATCCAGCGGAAGGCCTTGGCCGACAGGCTGTTCACGCCGCCCATAGCCTTGAGCCGCTGCCCCTGGCTTTCGGCGAACTCCGCCAGCAGTTCCTCCCCTAGTCCCATGACTTCGGCGGCGGTGAGCGCCGCGGCATGGAGGGCGGAGGACCCCTTGGTGACCGAGGCATAGCACATCTTGATGCCCGACGCCCGGCCCACTTCGCCGCCCAACGGCCGGACGAGGATGCCGTGGCCGTCCAGTTGCGAAAGTACGGTCTCGTGGGGCCCGGAAGCGTAGAATCGGGTCTTCTCGTCTGCGCCCGGTGGGCCGCCGATGATGCCGGCGTCGATGAAGCGGCCTCCAGCGGCGGTGATAACCCGGTCGATCTGCCGCGCTGAATCCGGGGAGATGGCGTTGCAGTCGGCGTAGGCCGGCGGGGACCCGGCCCGTCTCGAGGACGCGGTCCGTTTCATCGCCTCCGCCACCTGGCCGGCGAGGGCCCGGGCCTGGTCGGGTACCAGGATGGCCAGGATCAGGTCCGCGTCCCGCACTAGTTCGTCCAGGTCCGGCTCGTCCCGGATGCCCGCGGCCGCCGTCAGCGTGCGGGTCCGTTCGCTCCGGCCCGTCAGGCAGGTGCCCACGTCGAAACCGCCCGCCAGGAGGCACCGCCCCACGGAATGGCCCATCTCTCCCGGGCTCAATATGGCAATTTGTTGTACCTGCATGCTGGTCTCCCCGCCTGATCTCAACTGGCCGGACCTCAGCTGGCCGGATCTCAGCTTCGGTTTCTTCTGGCCACCATGCGCCTGATCACCCGGTGGCCTTCATCCACGTCCTCTTCGTGCAGCACGGTAAACTCGCCGGCGGGTAGCCGGCTTGCCGGTTCATCCGCCTTGAAGCACCAGTCCGGGTTCTGCGCGGGCCGGTACCGCAGGTGATCCAAAGTAAAGCCCTGCCAGGCGATAAGTCCGCCATCGGCGACCACGGGCCAGGCATAGTCGAAGACCGCCTCCTCCCAGTACATCACGCAGATCACGAGGGCGAATTTCAGGCCGGCGGGCGGACGCCAGGAAACCAGGTCCGCTTCCACGCAGGTCAGACGAGACCCGATGCCCCGTTCCGCTGCCTCCGTACGCAGACGGTCCAGGGCCACGTTCGATATGTCGACGGCAAGCACCTCGCGGCCGTCCTCCGCCAGGGCGAGGGCCTGGTCCGACAGGCCGCAGGCGAGTTCCAGCACGGGACCGTCCGGAAATCCCAGGGCCGTCGCCCGGTCGTACAGCGGGCAGAAACCCCTGGGCGCCAAGCGCTTCGGCGCCAGGTACCTTGCGTTCCACTTCAGCCGGTCTGGATGGTCTTCGAGTCGTTGCGTGCGGGGCTCCGTGTTTTTCAATTCGATTAGGAGGAATCTTACCGCGCCGGGTATTCCTGGGCCACGACCAGGATGTGGCTGCCCTGTCTGACCGGCTGACGGAATGACTGCGACAGCACGTAGCCGTCCACGCCCGCGCGCACCGGCCAGGGCAGATCGTCCACGCGGTAGAAATCGTGCAGGTTTCCCACGATCTGCCCCGCCGCCACCGGCGCGCCGCAGGCCATGAGCGGTTCGTAGTGACCCGGGAAAGGTGCGGGCACGTAACAGGCCCGGTCGATGATGGCCGTCAGTATCTGGGTGCCGTCGGCGTGATGGGCGATGGGTTGAATGTCACCGGCAAGCTGGCCGTGGTGGATGGCGGCGGCCCGTATGCCGTGCCGCGCGTACCGTACGCCGTTCGGATTGACCGACTCTCCCCAGCCCAGTTCGGTACCGATGGTGATCTTTCCCAGCCGCTCGGCTTCGCTGACCATCAGTCCGGGAGTTTCGTTCTGGTAGACCATCACGAAGGGCGTGCCGAACCAGCGTGCCGTATCTTCGATGACGGCGGCCTGTTCCAGGTCATCCACCTCGTGATAACTGGAACACTGGGCGAAATCGAGCTCGGCGCCACCGGAATGGATGTCCGTGACGACGTGCACGCGGGGCCAGAGATGTTCCCGCACGAACTGGGCGATCCGATGGGTGATGCCCGCGAGGGCCGGCGAGGTGCCGGCGCCGTCCACGAAGGCCCGGTTCAGGTTGACTCCGTCGTCGGCGTCGCTCGCCCGTCGGCCCGCGTGAAAGGCCGCGGGATTGAGCACGGGAATGAAGATCAGCCGCCCCTTGACGGCTGCCAGCTCGATCTCCTGAAGCAGTCCCTTGACCGCCACCGGTCCTTCGTATTCGTTGCCGTGGTTGGAACCTGTGGCGAGAAGACCTTCGCCTTCGCGCACGTCGGGTCCGACCATGACCGTCAGGGGGATGAGATGGTCCGCCCAGAGGGAATCGTGTTCGAGGGCGACCCAGTAGTCCCTGCGCCCGGGCGAATCGAGATCGAGTTTGTCGGGCCGGACGACTTCACGAGGCATGAGGGTCTCTAATGGAATGTGTTCGCTTAAATGAAGTGCACTTAACGGCCTTTGAACCACGTATTCAAAGGCTTAGCTCACCGGTACTGACGACCCACCCATGAAGTTTAACCATCATTCAGGAAAAGGTTGGTAAGTCGCATACGGGTACAGTGACGAACTTGCTGCTTTTCTGACCCTCGTCGGGCTATTGTAGACCGGCGGTATCAATTCATGAAGTGCGTCAACCCGGATTGCGTAACTGGCATTCGCTGTATTGAGCCTTATGGTATCACCCGCTGCGTCAACAAATTCACGACCCACATGACTTGCATGGTTAATTCCTATGATGAATCCCAGATGATCAAAAACCGGACTGCCGGAAGTTCCGCCTGTTGTAGTTAAGTTATACTGAAGCATGCGGCGGTTTTGTACTCCAGTGTTCAACGACAGGAACCTACTCAACGTACCAGGCTTGAAGGTAGGAGAGACAACTTGCTCCGGCCCTGTTACATCCGTCAACTCACCAGGGAAACCCAAGGTTCCCACGGGTTGCCCCTCCCTCAGACTGTCGGCAAATCTCTCAGGTAGTAGGGAGGGCAGAAGTTCGTGCCTGAAAGGCTCGTCTTGGAAAATAAAGGCGGCTACATCCTCGCTGTTCGTCGTCCCGTCATAGTCTGGATGGACGATAAAGCGGACGTCATCTAAGACCATTTGTGATGGCCTCGACCGATCAGCCCACGCCGTACCTGACCTTCGAACTAAGGCGACTTCAAAATCGAATGCCTTTACGCCCGGCCTTTCAAACAAAGCATAAACTACGTGAGCATTCGTCCATAAAACGTTAGAAAAGCCTGCAGCGAATCCAGTCCCAATAAACCTGACATAGCGAGTACCTTGTGGAACGTAATATATGGCGTAGATGTTATCATAGAGATTCCCGCTGTCTATTACGTCCGCCCAGTTGAGACCGGTCGTTGACGGATTATAAACTCCAGTAGAACCACCGGTTCCCGGCGTCTGGGCAGTTCCTGTAATATCATTAGTCAGGGCTGGTCCAGCGGTACCATCGGTACCTGATTGCCCTAGTGCAATGTTAGGTATCGTATCTGTTTGTTGTTGGGGTCCCGTCGGACCGTCGTTTGAGCCACTACAAGCAGTAATGACAAGAAGTATCAGGGCTAATCCACATATACGCATAGAAACAACCTCCGCTATGAATATGCGTGAGATATGATATTTGACCGTTGCGCAATATTTTACGATCACTCATATCTGTCAAGCCCTGTATTCTCTTAGAATCTAACTGGACTAAAGAAACCAATATCATCTTCACACCGAGACGCCGAGGAGTCCGCGCGTTATCTGGAAATCCGTGTTGCCGACGACCGCAGCCCGCGGCGCATGCCGCCGGGCGGCCGTATGCCGGATCAGGTCCAGCACGCCCTGGCGGCGATCCACCGGTTCCCCGGTCAGGATGTGATCCACGTCTTCACGGAAGGGACCGGGCAAGTCGTCCGCGGCGACCTGCAGCACCGGGATCATGGGATGGCCGGGCAGGGGGTGGCCGTCGACGCCGGCGACGACCAGCTCCACGCCGGCCGCGCCCAGACCGGTCAGGCTCTCCACCCAGTGGGCCGTCTGCGTCTCCATTACGTGCAGTCCGGGTACCGAAGCGGGCTCGCCATAGGACAATGTCGGGGATATGGTTCCATCCTCCTGGCGCCGCAGGAAAGCCGGATATCCGAGCAGCGCGTCGTTGTCCGGCACGACGACGGTTCCACCCGCGTCTACGACGTCGAAGATCAACTGCGACAGTGCTTCGGAAACGTCATCGGAAACCGGACCGGCCGTGGTAGCCGGGCACGCAGAGGTGGCCGGACCGGCTGAGGTAGTGTGACCAGCCGTGGCCACCCCCAACCTGAGGGTAGACAGGCCGGCTTCGACGGCGACCGGCCCCTCACAATCGTCCAGGGTCCCGTTAAACCATTGCTCTATGCGATCGATGACCTTCTCGATGCCGCCGTCAAGCTGCACGCTGGCCCAGCCGAAACTCGCGGGATCCAGGCCGCGGTCGACCAGTTGCTGGCGGTAGAAATCATTGTGCGTGCGTTCGCATCCGTGTTCCAGGAGCAGGGCGGCCGCCGTCATCGGGTGGGTCAGGTAACCGGTCATGGTGCGGATGTACATTTCCTCCGAGACGCCGCCCGAGACACCGCATCCCTCGGTGTGTACCAGGGCGACGAAACGAGATATGCCGGCGCCGCGGCCCACGCCTTTTTCGCTCAACCGTTCCGCAGCCATGCGGGCGATCTGGCCGGAGCACAGGCTGGTGGGAAGAATAAGACCGATGCGGTCGGTGGCGCGCGACCCGTTCGATTCGAACACGGGCAGCCTGAAGGTCGGCGGGGGCGTCGAACCCCCGTTCGACCGGACCTCCAGCGGCCTGCCCGCCGGCGGGGGACGTTCGTGCAGGTCCTGCAGCCGGCTTCCGTCGGTCTGCCGCCAGTCGCGCCAGATCTGGGTTTGGCTGTGGCCCGCCCGCTCGCCGCGGGTCATCTCACCCGACGCCGCGCGCAGCGTCAGATCGAGTGTCTGCCCGCCAAGTTCCTCCATGGACACGCCGTCCAGGTAGGCCCCGGCGTTCACGTCCATTTCCCCAGAGAGCATCTCGTACCGCTTCGTGGTCGTTACGAACTTGATCGTCGGCACGAAGGGGAAGTTGGTAATGGATCCGTTCCCGGTGATGAAGAAGATAAGATTGCCGCCGGACGCCACCTGGCCCGCGATGGCTTCCAGGTCGTTGCCCGGACTGTCCATGAAGTAGTACCCCGGTTCCTTCATCGGGACCGCGTAGTCAATGGCGTAGTCGAGGCGTACGTCCGGGTGTCGCTTACGGGCCGCGCCGATGGACTTGAGCACGATATTGTAGATCCCCCGGAGCTTGTTGCCACCGGACGGATTGGCGTCCACCGACTGGCCGTGCCACGCCGTGCGTTCCTGGAACCGCTCGATCATATGGAGGAAGGTGCGGGCCGTCTCGATGTCCCGCACGTTGTCCAGCACGTAGGGCTCGCCGCCGATGAGCTCGTCCGTCTCCGCGAGATTGGCCTTCCCGCCGAAGCGGATGATCTCCCGGGCCACGAGCGCGGCCAGGGGATTGCCCGATATGCCCGAAAAGGAGTCTGAACCGCCGCATTGAAGCACGATGTTGAGATGAGAAGCGGATACCGGTTTCCGCGAAACGCGGTTGACCGGCTCGAACCAACCGGTGACGATCCCCGTGCAGCGCTCCAGGTCTTCTTCGAACGCGCCCTTGAGCGTTTCGAACCGGTGCGGCACGTCGTTCAGTGGATAGCGATTGAGCCGCATGTAGTTTTCCAGCATCCGGTCCGAGACGAACTCGGTGCCGCGGTCCACCGCAAGCACCGCCCCGACATTGGCATGGACCATGAAACCCGCCAGCGTCCGCAGCACCAGTTCCCGGTTGTTGGGATCCACGCCCGAGCCGCCCTCGGTATGGGCTACCGCCACCACACCGTCGATGTTCGGGTACCGATTCACCTGGTCCTTCAGCAGCGATTCCAGTCGCCGAACGAAACCCGCCGTCTGCGACGTAATGCCCAGCAAAATGATATAGTTTCGGGTCCCGACACCTCGCGCCGGACCGCGGTCAAATCCCTCGAAAGTCGGCGGATTATCGATAAGCGGAGTCTGTTCACCGGGCGTGAAGGAGGACTCCTTCAGTTCGTAGGGCACAACGCGGTCTTCGAAGTTGGGCTGGTCCGGGAGGGCGAAATCGACTTTTCGGACGCGGAGCGCGTCGAGGATGTCGGCGTTGCAGATATAGTCGCCGGGTGCGATATCCCGGGTCGCCCGGCCGAAGGGCAGGCCCCAGGACAGGACGGACTCCCCGGCGCGTATGGGCTGGACGGCGAAGCGGTGCCCTTCCAGCAGGGTATGGGCGAGGGAAAAGGACGCGCCGGCGTCGTCTCTCACGTCCGTTCCTGCTTCCAGCCGTCGGGAGACGATGGCCACGTTGTCGCCAGGTTCGGCCAGGCGCGCGATGTCTTTCAACCGGCAGACGGGCACGATGCCAGGTTCCTTGTCGAATAGAAAACGTACGAGGGATTCGGCTCACTACACGGACTGCCAAGGTAACATCCGTCGCGATTCCGTGTCAAAGGTAATTCGGTGGTTGCGGGGCGACTCGCCGGTACGGTTGACGGCGATGAAGTTCGATGTACATTGTCTTCCGGGTCTGGTCCATCTGGCTCGGCCAGGCCTGGCCTGGTCGGGTCTGGTCCTCAGCGCAACCAGACACCATGCAAGCCCGCAATGCTCACAACGGCCGGAAACCGTGCCGGAACATCCGCCAGCCGGAGGTTCAAGAATGCTTGTCGGATATGTCAGTGACGAACGCTACGTCGCTATTCCCGAAGTCCTGTTGGAGTTCGAAGCCGGCGGAGCGTCCATCGAGGCGCGCTCGCGGGCCACGGGGGCGGTCTACGCGGACGTAATGCCAGGCCGGGAGTACAGGGTCACGCTGGCTGGCAGGGATTTCGGATACAAGAGCGTGTACATGACCCCGTGCGAGGACGAGCCGTACCATTTCCGGTTGCTGCGGGACGGCCTGCTGGGGTACATGTGGCCCAAGTGGGTCCGGTCCGGGGAGAAATCGGAGTTCCGCGTGCACGCGGTGGAGGCTTACCAACTCGAACTGTACCGCTATGGGTGGAAGAAGGAATTCGTCCGGAACATCGGCTGGTATGACGAGCACGGCCCCCGCGCCACCATGCAGATCACGCCCGACGGCGACTATACCCGGACCGGCGTGAAGTGGAATACCCAGGGCTATACGAATCCCGCACACAAACAGTACATCGAGGCGCCGGAACGGTCCGGCCTGTACTATCTCCACGCTTCAACGGAGACCGGCGGTTTCTTTTCCTTTCCCTGGATCGTCGCCCCGGCCACGCCGACGGCCGACGTCGCCGTACTGGCCGCTAACATAAATTGGAATGCCTACAACAACTTCGGGGGGCGCAGCAACTACATCCACACCGACGAATTTCCGCCAACTCCCACAGTCAACGCCAGGTACGACCTGAAGCGGTACACAGATTCGGAGCACCGGATGTACAGCGCCGACGACTACGCGCCGCTCTCCTTCGACCGGCCCGAGCCCATCAACCACGTCCCCGAAGACGTCGAAGCCACCGACATGATCCGGGGCCGCGCGGCCTGCCACGTGGCGCCCGCCGAGTGGCGGTTCCTGGCGTGGATGGAGCGAGAGGGATTCGGCTACGACCTCTACGCCGAGACGCAGTTCCACGACGGCACGCTGCCCTTGGACCGGTACCGGGTGCTCATCACTACCACCCATCCGGAATACTGGTCGCGGGACATGTACTACCGGCTCAAGGACTGGGTGTTCGAATCCGGCGGACGGCTCATGTACCTGGGCGGCAACGGCTTGAACTGCGAGGTCGAGTTCGTCGACGAGTACACGATGAAGGTCAGGAACGGCAACATCGATTCGCTCGACCGGCCCTGGGAGGGCATCGAAAGCCGCTTCAACATCTACAACGAATCCGAGGCGAACCTCCTCGGCGTGGCCTTCACCCGCACGGGGATCATGACCAGCGCGCCCTACCGCGTGATCGACGCGGACCACTGGGTCTTTGAAGGCACCGGCGTCGCGGAAGGCGAAATCTTCGGCGAAGCAAGCCTGCACGAACGGGTGCCCGGCGGGGCATCGGGACACGAAACCGACAAGATCACGCCCAATTCACCGGCCAACACCCAACTGATCGCCAAGGGATCCAACGTGGACGACGGCGGCGCCGAGATGGTCGTCCATGAGACGGACAGCGGCGGGATGGTGTTCTCGGCGGGATCGATCACCTACCCGTCATCGATCCTCGTGGACGACGTGGTTTCCAGAGTCACGTCCAACGTGCTGAAGCGGTTTCTGAGGGACTGATCACAACTTCCGCTGGTACACCCCGGTCACACGGTGGTTCGTGCCCTTCTCGAGGATCAGGTCCGCCCGTTCGCGCGTCGGAATGATGTTCTCCCGCAGGTTCACGAGGTTGATGTCCCGCCAGATCCCCCGAGCTGTTTCCACGGCCTCTTCCGTGCTCAACCCCGCATAGTGATGGAAGTAGGACTCCGGATTCTGGAAGGCGGTGTCCCGCAGCCTGAGGAAGCGATCGACGTACCACTGCTCCAGGTCGTGTTCCTCCGCCTCCACATAGATCGAGAAATCGATGAAATCGGAGACGAAGACGCGGGGAGACGCGTCGCCGGTCAGGTGATGGCCGGTTTGCAGGATGTTCAGCCCCTCGAGTATGATGATGTCCGGCTGGGTGATCGTCTTTTCGACGCCCGGCACGATATCGTAGATCAGGTGTCGGTACACCGGAACGGTAACTGATTCGCGGCCCGACTTCACGTCCGCCATCGTCCGCACCAAACGCCGGAGATCATAGCTTTCCGGAAAACCCTTCCGCTGCATGAGCCCCCTTTCCTCCAGGACCCGGTTGGGGAACAGGAACCCGTCCGTCGTGACCAGGTCCACCCGGGGATGGTTCGGCCAGCGGCTCAGCAGGGCCTGCAGGATACGGGCCGTCGTGCTCTTGCCCACCGCCACGCTGCCGCCGATGCCGATGACGTAGGGCACCTTGGCAGCCGGCTTGCCGAGGAAAGTATCCATAACCCGGTAGAGGTGCTGGGCTGCGCCCACGTGCAGGTTGAGGAACCGGGACATGGGCAGGTACACCTCGGCGACCTCGTCGAGGGAGACCATCTCGTTGATGCCGTGCAGTTCCTTCAGGTCTTCCTCGGACAGCGTCAACGGCGTCGCGGCGCGAAGCTGCGACCACTCCTCGCGGGACATGTGGTTGAAGGGAGAAAGGGATGATGATGGGGACATGGTTTTGGTTCCGCTTACGGGTTTTGTTGGCCACCTGGTCGGACCGGCGCGCTCAGACCGCGTTCATGATCCGTCTATTACGGCCCGGTCGATCGTTTGCTGTTCGAGCAGTTCGGGAACGGGTTCCGCGCCAGCCCCAGGCGTATCGCTTAAAACCATCTGCGACGGACCCGACAGTTCCAGCGGCGGCGCGCTCAGGTCCCTTTCGTAGAATCGCGTACTCGGGAAGACATCCGACGGGTACATCATATTGGGCAGCGTCGCCAGCGCCATGCAGAACGACGCGCCGAGGGCCGATTCCAGCATGCCGCCCGTCCAGCAGGGGATCCCTTCCTCCTCGCAGACCCGGTTCGTTTCCAGCGCCAGGGTCAACCCGCCGACCCTTGCGGGCTTGATGTTGATCCAGCGGGCCGCGCCGATACGGATCGCCTTGC
This genomic interval carries:
- a CDS encoding NAD(P)-dependent oxidoreductase → MQVQQIAILSPGEMGHSVGRCLLAGGFDVGTCLTGRSERTRTLTAAAGIRDEPDLDELVRDADLILAILVPDQARALAGQVAEAMKRTASSRRAGSPPAYADCNAISPDSARQIDRVITAAGGRFIDAGIIGGPPGADEKTRFYASGPHETVLSQLDGHGILVRPLGGEVGRASGIKMCYASVTKGSSALHAAALTAAEVMGLGEELLAEFAESQGQRLKAMGGVNSLSAKAFRWIGEMQEIAATYDRAGVSPGFHEGAEHIFRLIAESPIGHERPETVDRNRTLEETVAIFADEARRRARESGKG
- a CDS encoding class I SAM-dependent methyltransferase, which gives rise to MLRARTFPGSLRTAHGLRRAGGGGADRGKPARFLPRGRSALAGARGRGRLRAVAVIPSAGQTGQPHPGRGPGIPGAVRFLLIELKNTEPRTQRLEDHPDRLKWNARYLAPKRLAPRGFCPLYDRATALGFPDGPVLELACGLSDQALALAEDGREVLAVDISNVALDRLRTEAAERGIGSRLTCVEADLVSWRPPAGLKFALVICVMYWEEAVFDYAWPVVADGGLIAWQGFTLDHLRYRPAQNPDWCFKADEPASRLPAGEFTVLHEEDVDEGHRVIRRMVARRNRS
- a CDS encoding trypsin-like peptidase domain-containing protein; this translates as MIVKYCATVKYHISRIFIAEVVSMRICGLALILLVITACSGSNDGPTGPQQQTDTIPNIALGQSGTDGTAGPALTNDITGTAQTPGTGGSTGVYNPSTTGLNWADVIDSGNLYDNIYAIYYVPQGTRYVRFIGTGFAAGFSNVLWTNAHVVYALFERPGVKAFDFEVALVRRSGTAWADRSRPSQMVLDDVRFIVHPDYDGTTNSEDVAAFIFQDEPFRHELLPSLLPERFADSLREGQPVGTLGFPGELTDVTGPEQVVSPTFKPGTLSRFLSLNTGVQNRRMLQYNLTTTGGTSGSPVFDHLGFIIGINHASHVGREFVDAAGDTIRLNTANASYAIRVDALHELIPPVYNSPTRVRKAASSSLYPYATYQPFPE
- a CDS encoding altronate dehydratase, producing MVPVCRLKDIARLAEPGDNVAIVSRRLEAGTDVRDDAGASFSLAHTLLEGHRFAVQPIRAGESVLSWGLPFGRATRDIAPGDYICNADILDALRVRKVDFALPDQPNFEDRVVPYELKESSFTPGEQTPLIDNPPTFEGFDRGPARGVGTRNYIILLGITSQTAGFVRRLESLLKDQVNRYPNIDGVVAVAHTEGGSGVDPNNRELVLRTLAGFMVHANVGAVLAVDRGTEFVSDRMLENYMRLNRYPLNDVPHRFETLKGAFEEDLERCTGIVTGWFEPVNRVSRKPVSASHLNIVLQCGGSDSFSGISGNPLAALVAREIIRFGGKANLAETDELIGGEPYVLDNVRDIETARTFLHMIERFQERTAWHGQSVDANPSGGNKLRGIYNIVLKSIGAARKRHPDVRLDYAIDYAVPMKEPGYYFMDSPGNDLEAIAGQVASGGNLIFFITGNGSITNFPFVPTIKFVTTTKRYEMLSGEMDVNAGAYLDGVSMEELGGQTLDLTLRAASGEMTRGERAGHSQTQIWRDWRQTDGSRLQDLHERPPPAGRPLEVRSNGGSTPPPTFRLPVFESNGSRATDRIGLILPTSLCSGQIARMAAERLSEKGVGRGAGISRFVALVHTEGCGVSGGVSEEMYIRTMTGYLTHPMTAAALLLEHGCERTHNDFYRQQLVDRGLDPASFGWASVQLDGGIEKVIDRIEQWFNGTLDDCEGPVAVEAGLSTLRLGVATAGHTTSAGPATSACPATTAGPVSDDVSEALSQLIFDVVDAGGTVVVPDNDALLGYPAFLRRQEDGTISPTLSYGEPASVPGLHVMETQTAHWVESLTGLGAAGVELVVAGVDGHPLPGHPMIPVLQVAADDLPGPFREDVDHILTGEPVDRRQGVLDLIRHTAARRHAPRAAVVGNTDFQITRGLLGVSV
- a CDS encoding carboxypeptidase regulatory-like domain-containing protein, encoding MLVGYVSDERYVAIPEVLLEFEAGGASIEARSRATGAVYADVMPGREYRVTLAGRDFGYKSVYMTPCEDEPYHFRLLRDGLLGYMWPKWVRSGEKSEFRVHAVEAYQLELYRYGWKKEFVRNIGWYDEHGPRATMQITPDGDYTRTGVKWNTQGYTNPAHKQYIEAPERSGLYYLHASTETGGFFSFPWIVAPATPTADVAVLAANINWNAYNNFGGRSNYIHTDEFPPTPTVNARYDLKRYTDSEHRMYSADDYAPLSFDRPEPINHVPEDVEATDMIRGRAACHVAPAEWRFLAWMEREGFGYDLYAETQFHDGTLPLDRYRVLITTTHPEYWSRDMYYRLKDWVFESGGRLMYLGGNGLNCEVEFVDEYTMKVRNGNIDSLDRPWEGIESRFNIYNESEANLLGVAFTRTGIMTSAPYRVIDADHWVFEGTGVAEGEIFGEASLHERVPGGASGHETDKITPNSPANTQLIAKGSNVDDGGAEMVVHETDSGGMVFSAGSITYPSSILVDDVVSRVTSNVLKRFLRD
- a CDS encoding type I pantothenate kinase, giving the protein MSPSSSLSPFNHMSREEWSQLRAATPLTLSEEDLKELHGINEMVSLDEVAEVYLPMSRFLNLHVGAAQHLYRVMDTFLGKPAAKVPYVIGIGGSVAVGKSTTARILQALLSRWPNHPRVDLVTTDGFLFPNRVLEERGLMQRKGFPESYDLRRLVRTMADVKSGRESVTVPVYRHLIYDIVPGVEKTITQPDIIILEGLNILQTGHHLTGDASPRVFVSDFIDFSIYVEAEEHDLEQWYVDRFLRLRDTAFQNPESYFHHYAGLSTEEAVETARGIWRDINLVNLRENIIPTRERADLILEKGTNHRVTGVYQRKL